Proteins from one Planctomyces sp. SH-PL62 genomic window:
- a CDS encoding S-adenosyl-l-methionine hydroxide adenosyltransferase family protein: MKPGIVTLTTDFGPEGPYVAAMKGIMLGLAPGVTLVDVCHAIAPQNVLEGAFVLSAIVDAFPPDTVHLAVVDPGVGTARRLLAIKAAGQWFTLPDNGLITGVARTHEIEGAWEISNPGLARRQVSPTFHGRDVLAPAAAHLMKGGDPGELGAATSRFITIRNFEASADGQVCIGEVIFKDAFGNLITNIKEDQMAARPAGSWTVEVGGRRIDGVGRTYAESASGSLIALIGSGGWLEVAVVNGDAGRLLSAGPGTTVWLRPKT, translated from the coding sequence ATGAAACCGGGAATCGTCACCCTCACGACCGACTTCGGGCCGGAAGGGCCGTACGTCGCGGCGATGAAAGGGATCATGCTCGGGCTGGCGCCGGGCGTGACGCTGGTCGACGTCTGCCATGCGATCGCCCCCCAGAACGTGCTCGAAGGGGCGTTCGTCCTCTCGGCGATCGTCGACGCCTTCCCGCCCGACACGGTCCACCTCGCCGTCGTCGACCCCGGGGTGGGGACCGCGCGGAGGCTGCTGGCGATCAAGGCCGCGGGCCAGTGGTTCACCCTCCCGGACAACGGCCTGATCACGGGGGTCGCCCGCACGCACGAGATCGAGGGGGCCTGGGAGATCAGCAATCCGGGACTCGCCCGCCGCCAGGTCTCGCCGACCTTCCACGGCCGGGACGTCCTGGCCCCGGCCGCCGCGCATCTGATGAAGGGGGGCGATCCGGGCGAGCTGGGGGCGGCCACGTCCCGTTTCATCACGATTCGCAACTTCGAGGCGTCGGCCGACGGTCAGGTCTGCATCGGCGAGGTGATCTTCAAGGACGCGTTCGGCAACCTGATCACGAATATCAAGGAGGACCAGATGGCGGCCCGACCGGCGGGCTCCTGGACCGTCGAGGTCGGCGGCCGCCGGATCGACGGGGTGGGGAGGACCTACGCCGAGAGCGCCTCCGGCTCGCTGATCGCGCTGATCGGCAGCGGCGGCTGGCTGGAAGTGGCCGTCGTGAACGGCGATGCGGGCCGGCTCCTGTCGGCGGGCCCGGGCACGACCGTCTGGCTGCGGCCGAAGACCTGA
- a CDS encoding alpha-amylase/4-alpha-glucanotransferase domain-containing protein, which produces MSNLRLILALHNHQPVGNFEAVFETAYRDSYLPFLEVLERHPEIAFALHTSGPLLEWLVDQKPDYVARVRGLVEAGRVEILGGGYFEPIMTMIPHVDRVGQIRAFTEYLEEVFGARVRGMWTPERVWEQHLVSAFAEAGVEYTILDDFHFERAGVSGDDLFGYYLTEDEGRLLKVFPGSETLRYTIPFQEPHATYEFLRGLAARRPGATVVFADDGEKFGSWPETHEHVYKRGWLNRFCDMIVGNRDWLGSTTFGRTVDATLPLGKLYIADGSYREMTEWALPPAGHRAYEQAARSVRQHDRSAEIKPFFRAGGFWRNFKARYPESDEMYARMLGLSKRLAALAARPDVDPDYLEAARRELHRGQCNCPYWHGAFGGLYLPHLRGAIYQALIACHDALDEAEGRDGPRVSLEVGDFNLDARQEVRIENDRLIAFVRPAQGGHLYELDVRKAGVNVLATLDRRPEAYHQTILDVIRARGSAEQGATSFGGEDRVVLKQDNLDDLIVYDDHPRKALVDHFYPLDVSLDDLIACRNVERGDFVTGAYLTRVRGDDARAAVVMERPGLADGHPVRIRKSIEAAAGSPALVIRYEIEDLPPDACLHFAVEINLAGMAGRADDRYYSGLSGERLGTLDSRIDRPHMEGLSLTDEWLDLVADLTWTKPCGLWCFPIETVSQSEGGFEGVYQSSAVIPHWHVVGDEAGRWEVAIRMSFDSRKPAADPSPRHRASLAEV; this is translated from the coding sequence ATGTCGAACCTGCGCCTGATCCTCGCGCTGCACAACCATCAGCCCGTGGGGAACTTCGAAGCCGTCTTCGAGACCGCCTACCGCGACAGCTATCTGCCGTTCCTGGAGGTGCTGGAGCGGCATCCCGAGATCGCCTTCGCGCTGCACACCTCCGGGCCGCTGCTGGAGTGGCTGGTCGACCAGAAGCCCGACTACGTGGCGCGGGTGCGGGGGCTGGTGGAGGCCGGCCGCGTCGAGATCCTCGGCGGCGGCTACTTCGAACCGATCATGACGATGATCCCCCACGTCGACCGGGTGGGCCAGATCCGCGCGTTCACGGAGTATCTCGAAGAGGTCTTCGGCGCCAGGGTCCGGGGGATGTGGACGCCGGAGCGGGTCTGGGAGCAGCACCTGGTCTCGGCCTTCGCCGAGGCCGGCGTCGAGTACACCATCCTCGACGACTTCCATTTCGAACGCGCCGGGGTCTCCGGCGACGACCTGTTCGGCTACTACCTCACCGAGGACGAGGGGAGGCTCCTGAAGGTCTTCCCCGGCTCCGAGACGCTCCGCTACACGATCCCGTTCCAGGAACCCCACGCGACCTACGAGTTCCTCCGAGGCCTGGCCGCGCGGCGCCCCGGCGCGACGGTCGTCTTCGCCGACGACGGCGAGAAGTTCGGCTCCTGGCCCGAGACGCACGAACACGTCTACAAGCGAGGCTGGCTGAATCGGTTCTGCGACATGATCGTCGGCAACCGCGACTGGCTGGGCTCCACGACCTTCGGCCGCACGGTCGACGCCACGCTCCCCCTGGGCAAGCTCTACATCGCCGACGGCTCCTATCGCGAGATGACCGAGTGGGCCCTCCCGCCGGCCGGCCATCGGGCCTACGAACAGGCGGCCCGGTCGGTCCGCCAGCACGACCGCTCGGCCGAGATCAAGCCCTTCTTCCGCGCCGGCGGCTTCTGGCGGAACTTCAAGGCCCGCTACCCCGAGAGCGACGAGATGTACGCCCGGATGCTCGGCCTGTCGAAACGGCTCGCCGCGCTCGCCGCCCGTCCCGACGTCGACCCCGACTACCTGGAGGCCGCCCGCCGCGAGCTGCACCGAGGCCAGTGCAACTGCCCCTACTGGCACGGCGCGTTCGGCGGGCTCTACCTGCCCCACCTGCGGGGCGCGATCTACCAGGCCCTCATCGCCTGCCACGACGCGCTCGACGAGGCCGAGGGCCGGGACGGGCCCCGAGTCTCGCTGGAGGTCGGCGACTTCAACCTCGACGCCCGCCAGGAGGTCCGCATCGAGAACGACCGCCTGATCGCCTTCGTCCGCCCGGCGCAAGGAGGGCATCTCTACGAGCTGGACGTCCGCAAGGCCGGCGTCAACGTCCTGGCCACCCTCGACCGCCGTCCCGAGGCCTATCACCAGACGATCCTCGACGTCATCCGCGCCCGAGGCTCCGCCGAGCAGGGCGCGACGTCCTTCGGCGGCGAGGATCGCGTCGTCCTGAAGCAAGACAACCTCGACGACCTGATCGTTTACGACGACCACCCCCGCAAGGCCCTCGTCGACCACTTCTACCCGCTCGACGTCTCCCTCGACGACCTGATCGCCTGCCGAAACGTCGAGCGCGGGGACTTCGTCACGGGCGCCTACCTCACCCGGGTCCGCGGCGACGACGCCCGAGCGGCCGTGGTGATGGAACGCCCCGGGCTCGCCGACGGCCATCCGGTGCGGATCCGCAAGTCCATCGAGGCCGCGGCCGGCTCGCCGGCGCTCGTGATCCGCTACGAGATCGAGGACCTTCCCCCCGACGCCTGCCTCCACTTCGCCGTGGAGATCAACCTCGCGGGCATGGCCGGACGGGCCGACGACCGCTACTACTCGGGCCTCTCCGGCGAACGCCTGGGGACCCTCGATTCCCGCATCGACCGGCCCCACATGGAGGGGCTGAGCCTCACCGATGAGTGGCTCGACCTGGTCGCCGACCTGACCTGGACGAAGCCCTGCGGCCTCTGGTGCTTCCCGATCGAGACGGTCAGCCAGAGCGAGGGCGGCTTCGAGGGGGTCTACCAGTCGTCGGCCGTGATCCCCCACTGGCACGTCGTCGGCGACGAGGCGGGCCGCTGGGAGGTCGCGATCCGCATGTCGTTCGACTCGCGGAAGCCGGCGGCCGATCCCTCCCCCCGACATCGGGCGAGCCTGGCCGAGGTCTGA
- the galT gene encoding galactose-1-phosphate uridylyltransferase has translation MPELRKDPIVGRWVIIADERARRPHDFKAAQAPLVGAQTCPFCEGHEEMTPPEILAYRDFGSRPNGPGWRVRVVPNRFPALKIEGELDKRGDGIYDRMAGVGAHEVIIESPHHHVSTASLPVENIREVLWVYRDRLVDLKRDRRLVHGMLFKNVGEGGGASLEHTHSQLIVTPIVPISVWEEMTGALEFFNYRGRCIYCDIVQQETAAEKRVVLDTPHFTAFCPYASRFPFETWIVPKTHESHFENIPKPAVDDLGHVLHQVLGKLETALDSPSYNYIVHTAPFDHSELPHYHWHIEVIPRLTRVAGFEWGSGFYINPVPPEHAAAFLREVEVATPRTGAAAREWVTGGRPQPLASKVP, from the coding sequence ATGCCCGAGCTTCGGAAGGACCCGATCGTCGGCCGCTGGGTGATCATCGCGGACGAGCGGGCCCGCCGCCCGCACGACTTCAAGGCGGCCCAGGCCCCGCTGGTCGGCGCGCAGACCTGCCCGTTCTGCGAGGGTCACGAGGAGATGACCCCGCCCGAGATCCTCGCCTATCGGGACTTCGGCAGCCGGCCGAACGGCCCCGGTTGGCGGGTCCGGGTCGTCCCCAACCGCTTCCCCGCACTCAAGATCGAGGGCGAGCTGGACAAGCGGGGCGACGGCATCTACGACCGGATGGCCGGCGTCGGCGCGCACGAGGTCATCATCGAGAGCCCGCACCACCACGTCTCCACCGCCTCGCTCCCCGTCGAGAACATCCGCGAGGTCCTCTGGGTCTACCGCGACCGCCTGGTCGACCTGAAGCGCGATCGCCGGCTGGTCCACGGCATGCTCTTCAAGAACGTCGGCGAGGGGGGCGGCGCGAGCCTGGAGCACACCCACAGCCAGCTCATCGTCACCCCCATCGTGCCGATCTCGGTCTGGGAGGAGATGACCGGGGCGCTGGAGTTCTTCAACTACCGGGGCCGCTGCATCTACTGCGACATCGTCCAGCAGGAGACGGCCGCCGAGAAGCGCGTGGTCCTCGACACCCCCCACTTCACCGCCTTCTGCCCCTACGCCAGCCGCTTCCCGTTCGAGACCTGGATCGTCCCCAAGACCCACGAGAGCCACTTCGAGAACATCCCCAAGCCGGCCGTCGACGACCTGGGGCACGTGCTCCATCAGGTCCTCGGCAAGCTGGAGACGGCCCTCGATTCGCCGTCGTACAACTACATCGTGCACACGGCCCCCTTTGACCATTCCGAGTTGCCGCACTATCATTGGCATATCGAAGTGATCCCCCGACTGACCCGGGTCGCCGGCTTCGAGTGGGGCTCCGGATTCTACATCAATCCGGTCCCCCCCGAGCACGCGGCCGCCTTCCTGCGCGAGGTGGAAGTCGCGACGCCCCGCACGGGCGCCGCGGCGCGGGAATGGGTCACGGGGGGTCGGCCTCAACCGCTCGCGTCGAAGGTCCCCTGA
- a CDS encoding thiamine-phosphate kinase produces the protein MNEESGMGEFGLIEWIRRRAAGGVDGLALGIGDDCAVVDFQGAQVLVTADMLMDGRHFRLAEDGPEAVGRKAMGVNLSDVAAMAGVPRFAVVAVALPRGAAVEVAKGLHEGMRRMADRFGVSLIGGDTNAWDGPLVISVTLMGTATEHGVRKRSDAKVGDAIFVTGPLGGSFFRGRHLRPEPRVVEALALADAVPLHAMIDLSDGLSSDLGHILEESGGLGAVLDASVVPIHADAHAHSLADGVSPIVHALNDGEDFELCFTAPPDAADALSATPPDGVRLHRIGVIVESPGLLLRGTDGRTTPIEARGFDHMKGPSPR, from the coding sequence ATGAATGAAGAAAGCGGCATGGGCGAATTCGGCCTCATTGAATGGATCCGACGTCGGGCGGCGGGCGGGGTCGACGGCCTCGCGCTCGGCATCGGCGACGACTGCGCGGTGGTCGACTTCCAGGGCGCGCAGGTCCTGGTCACGGCGGACATGCTCATGGACGGCCGCCACTTCCGGCTGGCGGAAGACGGCCCCGAGGCCGTGGGTCGCAAGGCGATGGGCGTGAACCTGTCGGACGTCGCCGCGATGGCGGGCGTCCCCCGGTTCGCGGTCGTCGCGGTCGCCCTTCCCCGAGGCGCGGCGGTCGAGGTGGCGAAGGGCCTGCACGAAGGGATGCGACGCATGGCCGACCGCTTCGGCGTCTCGCTGATCGGCGGCGACACCAACGCCTGGGACGGCCCGCTCGTCATCTCGGTGACGCTCATGGGGACCGCGACCGAACATGGCGTGCGGAAACGCTCCGACGCGAAGGTCGGCGACGCGATCTTCGTCACCGGCCCGCTCGGCGGCAGCTTTTTCCGGGGCCGCCACCTCCGTCCCGAGCCCCGGGTGGTCGAGGCCCTCGCGCTGGCGGACGCCGTCCCCTTGCACGCGATGATCGACCTCTCCGACGGCCTGTCGTCCGACCTCGGCCACATCCTGGAGGAGAGCGGTGGCCTGGGAGCGGTGCTCGACGCCTCGGTCGTGCCGATCCACGCCGACGCCCACGCTCATTCTCTCGCCGACGGCGTCTCGCCGATCGTCCACGCCCTGAACGACGGCGAGGATTTCGAACTCTGCTTCACCGCCCCGCCCGACGCGGCCGACGCGCTCTCCGCGACACCCCCCGACGGGGTCCGGCTCCACCGCATCGGCGTGATCGTCGAGTCGCCCGGCCTGCTCCTCCGAGGAACCGACGGCCGCACGACCCCGATCGAGGCGAGGGGCTTCGACCACATGAAGGGGCCGTCGCCGCGATGA
- a CDS encoding DUF58 domain-containing protein: protein MRHLDWNVTARQGRPFVRRYVEERSFVLWIVVDASASMRFGREGCTKADRAAQAAALLATAAVHNGDRVGLLIVSDRVELEIPAGGGVCHLSRVVRALVATPTTSRATRLQAGLPRLRRASRRAMLVVLGDFQPDEPVGAWREAGRRHDVVALRLVDPLEERLPDVGLLAVRDAEGDGRFLLDSHRKRRRAAYARRAEDRRREFVRWCGAAAVEGHDLSTETDPLQTLMQVFERRASRRGRS, encoded by the coding sequence GTGCGGCACCTGGACTGGAACGTCACCGCCCGCCAGGGCCGACCGTTCGTCCGCCGCTACGTCGAGGAGCGTTCGTTCGTCCTCTGGATCGTGGTCGACGCCTCGGCCAGCATGCGGTTCGGCCGCGAGGGTTGCACCAAGGCCGACCGCGCCGCCCAGGCCGCGGCGCTGCTGGCGACGGCCGCCGTCCACAACGGCGACCGCGTCGGCCTCCTGATCGTCAGCGACCGCGTCGAGCTGGAAATCCCGGCCGGGGGCGGCGTCTGCCATCTCTCGCGGGTCGTCCGCGCGCTGGTGGCGACGCCGACCACCTCGCGCGCGACCCGGCTCCAGGCCGGCCTGCCGCGCCTTCGCCGGGCCTCGCGGCGGGCCATGCTCGTGGTCCTCGGCGATTTCCAGCCCGATGAGCCGGTCGGCGCCTGGCGAGAAGCCGGACGACGGCACGACGTGGTGGCCCTGCGGCTCGTCGACCCCCTGGAGGAGCGGCTCCCCGACGTCGGCCTCCTCGCCGTGCGCGACGCCGAGGGGGACGGACGCTTCCTCCTCGACTCGCACCGCAAACGCCGACGCGCCGCCTACGCTCGACGCGCCGAGGATCGCCGGCGAGAATTCGTGCGATGGTGCGGGGCCGCGGCCGTCGAAGGCCACGACCTGTCGACCGAGACCGATCCCCTCCAGACCCTGATGCAGGTCTTCGAACGCCGCGCCTCGCGCCGAGGCCGTTCATGA
- a CDS encoding STAS domain-containing protein, with product MSQGPRRLLRLETVDGVTVVSFVDTKIVTEEQIQEVGEQLYSLVEDEGHKSLLLNFGNVQYLSSAALGKLINLKKKVSAVKGKLKLCCIHPDLLEVFRITRLDQVFEIFPEEQTALDKF from the coding sequence ATGTCGCAAGGCCCTCGCCGTCTCCTCCGCCTCGAAACCGTCGATGGAGTGACCGTCGTCAGCTTCGTCGACACCAAGATCGTGACCGAAGAACAGATTCAGGAAGTTGGCGAACAGCTTTACAGCCTGGTCGAGGACGAAGGCCACAAGAGCCTGCTGCTGAACTTCGGCAACGTCCAGTATCTCTCCAGCGCCGCGCTGGGCAAGCTGATCAACCTCAAGAAGAAGGTCTCGGCGGTCAAGGGCAAGCTCAAGCTCTGCTGCATCCACCCCGACCTCCTCGAGGTTTTCCGCATCACCCGCCTGGATCAGGTCTTCGAGATCTTCCCGGAGGAGCAGACGGCCCTCGACAAGTTCTGA
- the tsaE gene encoding tRNA (adenosine(37)-N6)-threonylcarbamoyltransferase complex ATPase subunit type 1 TsaE: MNVQRLENALRIEVEGESETVALGRALAEVVAPDVVVGLVGPLGAGKTRLSRAIAEALDVDPAAIASPTFVLIHEYEGVMPIYHFDAYRLPSPAAFEDLGASDYWTAGGVCLVEWADRVPESLPPDAWRVAIEPVDETRRTIRFTAPADVRDRLAMILARA, translated from the coding sequence ATGAACGTCCAGCGCCTCGAGAACGCCTTGCGGATCGAAGTGGAAGGCGAGTCGGAGACCGTCGCGCTCGGCCGGGCGCTCGCCGAGGTCGTCGCGCCCGACGTCGTCGTCGGCCTGGTCGGCCCGCTCGGCGCGGGGAAGACGCGCCTCAGCCGCGCGATCGCCGAGGCCCTCGACGTCGACCCCGCGGCGATCGCCAGCCCCACGTTCGTGCTCATCCATGAATATGAAGGCGTGATGCCGATCTATCACTTCGACGCCTACCGGCTCCCGTCGCCGGCGGCGTTCGAGGACCTGGGCGCCTCCGACTACTGGACCGCCGGCGGCGTCTGCCTCGTCGAGTGGGCCGACCGCGTCCCCGAATCGCTCCCCCCCGACGCCTGGCGGGTCGCGATCGAGCCCGTCGACGAGACCCGGCGGACGATCCGATTCACCGCCCCCGCCGACGTCCGCGACCGCCTCGCGATGATCCTGGCGCGGGCCTAG
- the mutS gene encoding DNA mismatch repair protein MutS, with the protein MADPTPTPMMQQYREMKARDPDALLLFRMGDFYEMFGDDAVRASALLGIAVTSRDKDKGDQSVPMSGFPHQALETYLAKIVQAGQRAAVCEQVEDAKQAKGLVKRDIVRVVSPGTLTDEALLDPRSANYLAAVVESGSKMGLAWVELSTGRFSLTSLLRTELADELARLSPAETLASELATDAPWLRALRSQQQHVVTTRPSWDFQAEQARKALHEHFGVATVEGFGVDDRGPEIQAAGALVAYLRETQKSSLGHIARLTPYRRADVLALDETTRRSLELTRTLREGKREGSLLQVIDQTATAMGARLLAEYVTSPLTSPALIEERLAAVDELFQDSGLRGDLRHALGEAYDLERLAARSATGRATPRDLGALARTLAILPKLKARLAARRSKRLTELEEALELCPEVRSAIESALVDEPPLTIKEGGLIRPGYHEELDRLRSASKDGKAWIARYQSEQIRRTGISGLKVGFNNVFGYYIEISHAQAQRGEVPADYIRKQTVKNAERYYTPELKEFENEVRNADERANALEYELFTSLRDRVSADAPRLIQAGSALAQVDVLSSLAELAARQGYCRPEVVAEPVFEVEAGRHPVLDALLPRGEFVPNDTKLGPDWGDLLLITGPNMAGKSTYIRQVALMAILAQIGSFVPARRARIGVVDRLFARVGATDELSRGQSTFMVEMTETANILNNATKQSLVILDEIGRGTSTFDGVSLAWAITEHLHDAVGCRALFATHYHELVELEKTKPRLRNANVAVGESQGEIVFLHRIAPGGADQSYGIHVARLAGVPSPVLDRAREILAFLEKQHGPDPGLPEPEGPIRRKVKSGRGLQGSLFAALPDPLLTELRRLDIDAVPPEQAVALLRRLRELAD; encoded by the coding sequence ATGGCCGATCCCACGCCGACCCCGATGATGCAGCAATATCGCGAGATGAAGGCTCGCGACCCCGACGCCCTGCTCCTGTTCCGGATGGGCGACTTCTACGAGATGTTCGGCGACGACGCCGTCCGCGCCTCGGCCCTGCTCGGCATCGCGGTCACCAGCCGCGACAAGGACAAGGGGGACCAGTCGGTCCCGATGTCCGGCTTTCCGCACCAGGCCCTCGAGACCTACCTCGCCAAGATCGTCCAGGCCGGCCAGCGCGCCGCGGTCTGCGAGCAGGTCGAGGACGCCAAACAGGCGAAGGGGCTGGTCAAGCGCGACATCGTCCGCGTGGTGTCGCCGGGGACGCTCACCGACGAGGCCCTGCTCGACCCGCGATCGGCCAACTACCTGGCCGCAGTCGTCGAGTCGGGCTCGAAAATGGGCCTGGCCTGGGTCGAGCTCTCCACCGGCCGTTTCTCGCTCACCAGCCTGCTCCGCACCGAGCTGGCCGACGAGCTGGCCCGGCTGAGCCCGGCCGAGACCCTGGCCTCGGAGCTGGCGACCGACGCCCCGTGGCTTCGCGCCCTGCGATCCCAGCAGCAGCACGTCGTCACCACGCGACCCTCCTGGGACTTCCAGGCGGAGCAGGCGCGGAAGGCCCTCCACGAGCACTTCGGCGTGGCGACCGTCGAGGGCTTCGGCGTCGACGATCGCGGCCCGGAGATCCAGGCGGCCGGCGCTCTGGTGGCTTATCTTCGCGAGACCCAGAAGTCCTCGCTCGGCCACATCGCCCGGCTCACCCCCTATCGCCGGGCCGACGTCCTCGCCCTCGACGAGACCACCCGTCGCAGCCTGGAGCTGACCCGGACCCTCCGCGAAGGCAAACGCGAGGGCTCGCTGCTCCAGGTGATCGATCAGACCGCCACCGCGATGGGCGCACGGCTGCTCGCGGAGTACGTCACCTCCCCCCTGACCTCTCCGGCCCTGATCGAGGAGCGGCTGGCGGCCGTCGACGAACTGTTCCAGGATTCGGGGCTCCGCGGCGACCTCCGCCACGCCCTCGGCGAGGCCTACGACCTGGAGCGGCTCGCAGCCCGATCCGCCACCGGTCGCGCCACCCCGCGCGATCTCGGCGCCCTGGCGCGCACCCTGGCGATCCTGCCCAAGCTCAAGGCCCGGCTCGCCGCCCGGCGGTCGAAGCGGCTCACGGAACTGGAAGAGGCGCTGGAACTCTGCCCCGAAGTCCGCTCGGCCATCGAGTCGGCCCTGGTCGACGAGCCCCCGCTCACGATCAAGGAAGGGGGCCTGATCCGGCCCGGCTACCACGAGGAGCTGGACCGCCTGCGGTCGGCCTCGAAGGACGGCAAGGCGTGGATCGCCCGCTACCAGTCCGAGCAGATCCGCCGCACCGGGATCAGCGGCCTGAAGGTCGGCTTCAACAACGTCTTCGGCTACTACATCGAGATCTCCCACGCCCAGGCCCAGCGCGGGGAGGTCCCGGCCGACTACATCCGCAAGCAGACCGTCAAGAACGCCGAGCGCTACTATACGCCCGAGCTGAAGGAGTTCGAGAACGAGGTCCGCAACGCCGACGAACGCGCCAACGCCCTCGAATACGAGCTGTTCACGAGCCTCCGCGATCGGGTTTCGGCCGACGCCCCGAGGCTGATCCAGGCCGGATCGGCGCTGGCGCAGGTCGACGTCCTGTCGTCGCTCGCGGAGCTGGCGGCGCGGCAGGGCTACTGCCGCCCCGAGGTCGTCGCCGAGCCCGTCTTCGAGGTCGAGGCCGGACGCCACCCCGTGCTGGACGCCCTCCTCCCGCGCGGCGAGTTCGTCCCCAACGACACGAAGCTCGGCCCCGATTGGGGCGACCTGCTCCTCATCACCGGCCCGAACATGGCGGGCAAGAGCACGTACATCCGCCAGGTCGCCCTCATGGCGATCCTCGCCCAGATCGGCAGCTTCGTGCCGGCGCGCCGGGCTCGGATCGGCGTGGTCGACCGGCTGTTCGCGCGGGTGGGGGCCACCGACGAGCTGTCGCGCGGACAGAGCACGTTCATGGTCGAGATGACCGAGACGGCCAACATCCTCAACAACGCGACGAAGCAAAGCCTCGTCATCCTCGACGAGATCGGCCGCGGCACCAGCACGTTCGACGGCGTTTCGCTCGCCTGGGCGATCACCGAGCACCTGCACGACGCCGTCGGCTGCCGGGCGCTCTTCGCCACCCACTATCACGAGCTGGTCGAGCTGGAAAAGACCAAACCGCGGCTCCGCAACGCCAACGTGGCGGTCGGCGAGAGCCAGGGGGAGATCGTCTTCCTCCACCGGATCGCCCCCGGCGGCGCCGACCAGAGCTACGGCATCCACGTCGCGAGGCTGGCGGGGGTCCCCTCCCCCGTCCTCGACCGCGCCCGGGAGATCCTCGCCTTCCTGGAGAAGCAGCACGGGCCCGACCCGGGGCTGCCGGAGCCCGAAGGCCCGATCCGCCGCAAGGTGAAGTCCGGCCGGGGCCTCCAGGGGAGCCTCTTCGCCGCGCTCCCCGACCCCCTCCTGACCGAACTTCGACGCCTGGACATCGACGCCGTCCCGCCCGAGCAGGCCGTCGCGCTGCTCCGGCGGCTCCGCGAACTGGCGGACTGA
- the csrA gene encoding carbon storage regulator CsrA, which yields MLVLSRKLGEAIHIGSDIRIVVAKIDGHQVRIGIEAPMSVSIKRQEICFELASAEEADRLLEAVSA from the coding sequence ATGCTGGTCCTGAGCAGGAAGTTGGGCGAGGCGATCCACATCGGTTCGGACATCCGCATCGTCGTCGCGAAGATCGACGGCCACCAGGTCCGCATCGGCATCGAGGCCCCCATGAGCGTCTCGATCAAGCGCCAGGAAATCTGCTTCGAGCTCGCCTCCGCCGAGGAGGCCGATCGGCTTCTGGAGGCGGTGAGCGCTTGA
- the queF gene encoding preQ(1) synthase: MAGAVETFPNQFPDREYEIEITFPEFTAVCPKTGQPDFGTIVVTYVPAETCLELKSFKLYLFDFRNRGIFYEHSINTILDDLVAACRPRRMTVVGHFNPRGGMTSKITATHQAGRA, translated from the coding sequence ATGGCAGGCGCGGTGGAGACGTTCCCCAACCAGTTCCCGGATCGCGAATACGAGATCGAGATCACCTTCCCGGAGTTCACGGCCGTCTGTCCCAAGACCGGCCAGCCCGACTTCGGCACGATCGTCGTCACCTACGTCCCGGCGGAAACCTGCCTGGAACTCAAGAGCTTCAAGCTCTACCTGTTCGACTTCCGCAACCGGGGCATCTTCTACGAGCATTCGATCAACACGATACTCGACGACCTGGTCGCGGCCTGCCGCCCCCGGCGGATGACGGTCGTCGGCCACTTCAACCCGCGAGGGGGTATGACCTCGAAGATCACGGCGACGCACCAGGCCGGTCGCGCTTGA